One Micromonospora sp. WMMD1120 genomic region harbors:
- a CDS encoding caspase family protein has product MRRALLIGIALYTGGYRDAIGPAVRADVQKLRRGLGDSGVTVSKTLLADTAEVGSDAIRSAIAEFLIDCDVDDDLIVYFSGHGRYFDGVSYLVPSAVNPRLPDQRSYLVPVRFESEIAVSPARSVTFLVDACRDGESGDEPHDPPMPSRTATTFVFATQASAVAHTVAGADACSVFTRALVELLPSLPPEVRLSRAAALVQDRMKLICDQEGLPPQRLDVVSNVNPDTAAFPLFAFSPAMLAEDRWSRLLRNELPDILGETPHGPPEPSPAQVERLLTIADELEAAASATSVLAGQPVSPWLQPGLVDRLARTVKELAPAILATPLERLVLVGLAAVVDGAFRRAEVGLLARQDSCWSLDCVVSAEPGLRRAIDWDDPASPLRQWAAHLAAVRECALDTTGHLREGIADVVRGIEPDLPAASVGRTVSYLVEAVRYAFDPSRSLTEFDPVELEINLDPVRSSVNGWRLAAALQLLWRLSLDTRFFEPASGIHLVHDNLPLAEALAGLQEARWHRVQNLLDLSLWTRSAPIDLAVRQLVAETNEVLLNHRQPGGPLHQTKTPHLIATSRLQPERASFRLPHVTFRVSTSETRHLLMGTNLYQDPSLAVRELYQNAVDACRYRERRLQHLQGDEYDWSPAIKFRVGVEGGRRFIECRDNGIGMSHHEIREAFAKAGRRFRDLPEFIQESAEWATDGGPEFQPISQFGIGVLSYFMIADELEVRSTRVDRRLGLQPPVRVRVRGGSDLFQISDGGQVEPTGGGTVVRLFLNPESQEFDLAEALNRTVRAPTIPVFFAGRRWDADRLYDRNGNEVTPCFRAPDLAVFFHEGPGEILVNGIPISVSQRFRFNGCTVSLGGWAQPNLSVDRRTLLGYDHRAVSERVQRAATRVGDWPDASGNWLLSLFSMDTPAARLAWQRLRDRPLTVVPVVSHTELPDSAAYRTKPLALVPERDGLYLRDPDLLHHRGDPRSALDAARVAVIVDGERPTPPPGIPPFDDRLAAVLNGYRHLPTDFGPGARTRSGGEDAISGTFGRDRFLGELQALAEFLQVSLGAVAVYGWTLALLEQPASLSLTPAAAGLSARRNAETWRSLADSPLRNLPIILRDLTFAVLSTRAVEDDVPDWPATRIAPATAWLPVPTLDRETAMRRIAKLINPSLGDLGTEARRILFGDPQPTTQVRYTNVTPHLSHHALLAASRDSDRVAPFHRTVIPALNVAYAAYAASWEDDGPDREQIMAELAGAGFRIEPQVEDWSLVMAAVEACPALAQGNGFSLDETVDDLAGLISILDGAEWDDLSRALDLLVRAGVGSERLTATARLEPPWRGQIRRHAEVLDTPLSQAVVTIDTVVALATLEGVTLGQALTDLERYRDLTRRFDLPAGLPTGLADRTPSKLVQQFFAESPWHRFARSGANWALRAVRMSALTGTSLRDIAAEVRPLLDAGGEDVAPLDQLTSVVDRPVVFDDLLVLGTQQLEPPLTDPAEIAALCRPFAVDPDGLADRATPWLAAPRLKIDERGWTAVRWLLQLDAE; this is encoded by the coding sequence ATGCGGCGGGCGCTCCTCATCGGCATAGCCCTCTACACCGGCGGCTATCGCGATGCCATCGGCCCGGCCGTCAGGGCAGATGTCCAGAAGCTCAGACGTGGCCTCGGCGACAGCGGGGTGACAGTGTCGAAGACGCTCCTGGCCGACACCGCCGAGGTCGGCTCGGACGCCATCCGCTCGGCGATCGCCGAATTCCTGATCGACTGCGACGTCGACGACGACCTGATCGTCTATTTCAGCGGGCACGGCCGCTACTTCGACGGGGTCAGCTACCTGGTGCCGTCAGCCGTCAATCCGCGCCTGCCGGACCAGCGCAGTTACCTGGTGCCGGTGCGCTTCGAGTCGGAGATCGCGGTCAGCCCGGCCCGCTCGGTCACCTTCCTGGTCGACGCCTGCCGGGACGGCGAGTCCGGCGACGAGCCGCACGATCCACCGATGCCGTCGCGCACCGCTACCACGTTCGTCTTCGCCACCCAGGCTTCGGCGGTGGCCCACACCGTCGCGGGGGCCGACGCGTGCAGCGTGTTCACCCGGGCGCTGGTGGAGCTGCTGCCCAGCCTTCCACCGGAGGTACGCCTCTCCCGGGCGGCCGCGCTCGTGCAGGACCGGATGAAGCTGATCTGCGACCAGGAGGGTCTACCCCCGCAACGGCTGGACGTGGTCAGCAACGTCAACCCTGACACGGCCGCGTTCCCCCTGTTCGCGTTCAGTCCCGCCATGCTCGCCGAGGACCGGTGGAGCCGACTGCTGCGCAACGAGCTTCCGGACATCCTGGGCGAGACGCCGCACGGCCCGCCGGAGCCGTCCCCCGCCCAGGTCGAGCGCCTGCTGACGATCGCGGACGAGCTGGAGGCGGCGGCGTCGGCCACGTCGGTCCTGGCCGGCCAACCGGTGAGCCCGTGGCTGCAACCCGGCCTTGTCGATCGACTCGCCCGCACCGTGAAGGAACTCGCCCCCGCCATCCTCGCCACCCCGCTCGAACGCCTGGTGCTGGTCGGGTTGGCGGCGGTGGTCGACGGGGCCTTCCGCCGCGCCGAGGTGGGCTTGCTGGCCCGGCAGGACTCGTGCTGGTCGTTGGATTGCGTCGTCTCCGCCGAACCCGGCTTGCGGCGAGCCATCGACTGGGACGACCCCGCGTCGCCACTTCGGCAGTGGGCTGCTCATCTCGCCGCGGTACGGGAGTGCGCTCTCGACACCACGGGTCACCTCCGCGAGGGCATCGCGGACGTCGTCCGCGGGATCGAGCCTGATCTGCCGGCGGCCAGTGTCGGTCGCACGGTCAGCTACCTCGTCGAGGCCGTCCGGTACGCCTTCGACCCGTCCCGCAGTCTGACCGAATTCGACCCGGTGGAGCTGGAGATCAACCTGGACCCGGTCCGGTCGAGTGTCAACGGCTGGCGGTTGGCTGCCGCACTACAACTGCTCTGGCGCCTGAGTCTCGACACCCGCTTCTTCGAACCAGCCAGCGGCATCCATCTGGTGCACGACAACCTGCCCCTCGCCGAGGCCCTGGCAGGGCTTCAGGAGGCCCGCTGGCACCGGGTGCAGAACCTGTTGGACCTCAGTCTCTGGACCCGGAGCGCGCCGATCGACCTGGCGGTCCGGCAGTTGGTGGCGGAGACGAACGAGGTTCTGCTCAACCACCGCCAACCGGGTGGTCCGCTCCACCAGACGAAGACACCCCACCTGATCGCCACCAGCCGGCTGCAACCCGAGCGGGCGTCGTTCCGCCTGCCGCACGTCACCTTCCGGGTCTCCACCTCGGAGACCCGGCACCTGCTGATGGGCACCAACCTCTACCAGGACCCGTCGCTCGCGGTGCGCGAGCTGTACCAGAACGCCGTGGACGCCTGCCGCTACCGGGAGCGCCGGCTCCAGCACCTCCAGGGCGACGAGTACGACTGGAGCCCCGCGATCAAGTTCCGCGTGGGCGTCGAGGGTGGCCGCCGGTTCATCGAGTGCCGGGACAACGGCATCGGCATGTCGCACCACGAGATCAGGGAGGCGTTCGCGAAGGCCGGACGCCGGTTTCGGGATCTTCCCGAGTTCATCCAGGAGTCCGCCGAGTGGGCTACCGACGGCGGCCCGGAGTTCCAGCCGATCTCGCAGTTCGGCATCGGGGTGCTCAGCTACTTCATGATCGCCGACGAGTTGGAGGTGCGGTCGACGCGCGTCGACCGCCGACTGGGTCTGCAGCCGCCGGTCCGGGTCCGGGTCCGTGGCGGGTCGGACCTGTTTCAGATCAGCGACGGCGGCCAGGTCGAGCCGACCGGGGGCGGAACCGTCGTACGCCTGTTCCTCAATCCCGAGTCCCAGGAGTTCGACCTGGCGGAGGCGCTGAACCGGACGGTCCGGGCGCCCACCATCCCGGTGTTCTTCGCGGGTCGGCGGTGGGACGCGGACCGGTTGTACGACCGGAACGGCAACGAGGTGACGCCCTGTTTCCGGGCCCCGGACCTCGCCGTCTTCTTCCACGAGGGGCCGGGTGAGATCCTCGTCAACGGCATCCCGATCAGCGTCTCCCAGCGCTTCCGGTTCAATGGCTGCACCGTCTCGCTCGGCGGGTGGGCCCAGCCGAACCTCAGCGTGGACCGTCGGACACTGCTGGGGTACGACCATCGGGCGGTGAGCGAACGCGTTCAGCGGGCCGCCACCAGGGTGGGCGACTGGCCCGACGCGTCCGGCAACTGGCTGTTGAGTCTGTTCAGCATGGACACCCCGGCAGCACGCCTGGCCTGGCAGCGGCTGCGCGACCGGCCGTTGACCGTTGTCCCGGTGGTCAGCCACACCGAGCTTCCCGACTCGGCGGCATACCGGACCAAACCGCTCGCACTGGTGCCGGAACGGGACGGGCTGTATCTGCGGGACCCGGATCTGCTGCACCACCGAGGAGACCCACGCAGCGCCCTCGACGCCGCCCGCGTCGCCGTCATCGTGGATGGCGAACGACCGACCCCACCCCCGGGGATACCGCCCTTCGACGACCGGTTGGCCGCCGTCCTCAACGGATACCGTCACCTTCCCACCGACTTCGGCCCCGGGGCACGTACCCGGAGCGGCGGCGAGGACGCGATCAGTGGGACGTTCGGGCGGGATCGGTTCCTCGGCGAGCTACAGGCGCTGGCAGAGTTTCTCCAGGTCAGCCTGGGCGCGGTAGCGGTCTATGGATGGACGTTGGCGCTGCTCGAACAGCCGGCGTCGCTCAGCCTGACCCCGGCGGCAGCCGGTCTGTCCGCGCGGCGTAACGCGGAGACCTGGCGCTCACTTGCCGACTCGCCCCTGCGTAACCTCCCGATCATCCTCCGCGACCTGACCTTCGCGGTGCTCAGCACGCGAGCGGTGGAGGATGACGTGCCCGATTGGCCGGCCACCCGCATCGCGCCCGCGACGGCATGGCTTCCCGTTCCGACCCTCGATCGGGAAACCGCGATGAGGCGGATCGCCAAACTCATCAATCCATCCCTCGGCGACCTCGGGACGGAGGCCCGGCGCATCCTGTTCGGCGACCCCCAGCCGACAACCCAGGTCCGGTACACGAACGTGACACCGCACCTGAGTCATCACGCGCTGCTGGCGGCATCCCGCGACTCTGACCGGGTAGCTCCGTTTCATCGCACTGTCATTCCCGCCCTCAACGTGGCCTACGCCGCCTACGCCGCCTCCTGGGAGGACGACGGACCAGACCGCGAGCAGATCATGGCCGAGCTGGCCGGTGCGGGCTTCCGGATCGAGCCGCAGGTCGAGGATTGGTCCCTGGTGATGGCGGCCGTCGAAGCCTGCCCCGCGCTGGCGCAGGGCAACGGATTCTCACTCGACGAGACGGTCGACGATCTGGCGGGGCTGATCTCGATCCTGGACGGGGCCGAGTGGGATGACCTGTCCCGTGCCCTCGACCTGCTGGTGAGAGCGGGGGTCGGGAGTGAACGGCTGACCGCGACGGCCCGTCTCGAACCACCGTGGAGAGGCCAGATCAGACGGCATGCCGAGGTCCTCGACACCCCACTCTCCCAGGCCGTCGTCACCATCGACACGGTGGTGGCACTCGCCACCCTGGAGGGTGTGACGCTCGGCCAGGCGCTCACCGACCTGGAACGGTACCGAGACCTGACCCGCCGCTTCGACCTGCCCGCAGGCCTTCCCACCGGCCTCGCCGACCGGACCCCGAGCAAGCTCGTCCAGCAGTTCTTCGCCGAGTCTCCCTGGCACCGGTTCGCCCGCAGCGGCGCGAACTGGGCGCTGCGGGCGGTCCGCATGTCGGCGCTGACCGGCACGTCACTCCGGGACATCGCGGCCGAGGTCCGCCCCCTGCTCGATGCCGGCGGCGAGGACGTCGCGCCGCTCGACCAACTGACGTCGGTGGTGGACCGGCCAGTCGTCTTCGACGACCTGCTCGTGCTCGGCACGCAACAACTGGAGCCACCGCTCACCGACCCGGCGGAGATCGCCGCCCTGTGCCGTCCGTTCGCCGTCGACCCCGACGGGCTGGCCGACCGCGCGACGCCGTGGCTCGCCGCACCCCGCCTCAAGATCGACGAACGTGGCTGGACCGCGGTGCGGTGGCTCCTCCAACTCGACGCCGAATAG
- a CDS encoding GMC family oxidoreductase, with amino-acid sequence MRYDVLVIGSGFGGSVTALRLAEKGYSVGVLEAGRRFADDEFPQTSWRARRFLWAPKLGCYGIQRLTVLRPAARRCGSGVLVLSGAGVGGGSLVYANTLYEPLPAFYTDPQWRDITDWRAELAGHYDQAKRMLGVTTYPLDTGADRAMRAVADRMGVGHTFHPTPVGVFIGRPGQRAADPYFGGVGPDRAGCLHCGSCMTGCRHGAKNTLVKNYLWLAERLGVAVHPLTTVTAVRPAAGGGYQVHTERTGAWLRRKRQVVHAEQVVFAAGALGTQRLLHAMRETDVLPGLSPRLGELTRTNSEAILGASVPRRKARSERLDYTEGVAITSSFHPDPQTHVEPVRYGRGSNAMGLLQSLLVDGGPHRVRRWLGGMLRQPRLAARMASVRGWSERTVIALVMQSVDNSLTTRWRRGPLGRRLVTTPGHGTPSPTWIPAGNTAVRLLADEIGGTPGGSVTEPFDVPVTAHILGGAVIGATPADGVIDPWHRVYGHAGLHVVDGAAVSANLGVNPALTITAQAERAMSFWPNRGEEDPRPPLGSPYRRIPAVPPRNPAVPPGAPGALRP; translated from the coding sequence ATGCGGTACGACGTGCTTGTCATCGGGTCCGGCTTCGGTGGCAGCGTCACCGCGCTCCGGTTGGCCGAGAAGGGCTACTCGGTCGGGGTGCTGGAGGCCGGCCGGCGCTTCGCCGACGACGAGTTCCCGCAGACGTCCTGGCGGGCCCGTCGCTTCCTCTGGGCACCGAAGCTCGGCTGCTACGGCATCCAACGGCTCACAGTGCTCCGTCCGGCCGCGCGCCGCTGCGGCAGCGGGGTGCTGGTGCTCTCCGGCGCCGGGGTGGGCGGCGGTTCGCTGGTCTACGCGAACACCCTCTACGAACCGCTGCCCGCCTTCTACACCGACCCGCAGTGGCGGGACATCACCGACTGGCGCGCCGAGTTGGCGGGCCACTACGACCAGGCGAAGCGGATGCTCGGCGTCACCACGTACCCGCTGGACACCGGCGCGGACCGGGCCATGCGCGCGGTGGCCGACCGGATGGGGGTGGGGCACACGTTCCACCCGACCCCGGTGGGCGTGTTCATCGGCCGTCCCGGGCAGCGCGCCGCCGACCCGTACTTCGGTGGCGTCGGCCCGGACCGCGCCGGCTGCCTGCACTGCGGTTCGTGCATGACCGGCTGTCGGCACGGTGCGAAGAACACGCTCGTCAAGAACTACCTCTGGCTCGCCGAGCGGCTCGGCGTGGCGGTGCACCCGTTGACCACGGTGACCGCCGTCCGGCCGGCCGCCGGCGGCGGCTACCAGGTGCACACCGAGCGCACCGGCGCCTGGCTGCGCAGGAAACGGCAGGTCGTCCACGCCGAGCAGGTGGTCTTCGCGGCCGGGGCGCTCGGCACCCAGCGGCTGCTGCACGCGATGCGGGAAACCGATGTGCTCCCCGGGCTCTCGCCCCGGCTCGGCGAGCTGACCCGGACCAACTCGGAGGCGATCCTCGGCGCGTCGGTGCCCCGGCGCAAGGCCCGGTCCGAGCGGCTGGACTACACCGAGGGCGTGGCCATCACCAGCTCGTTCCACCCCGACCCGCAGACCCACGTCGAGCCGGTCCGCTACGGGCGGGGCTCCAACGCGATGGGCCTGCTCCAGTCGTTGTTGGTCGACGGTGGCCCACACCGGGTGCGCCGCTGGCTCGGCGGCATGCTGCGGCAGCCCCGGTTGGCGGCGCGGATGGCGTCGGTGCGGGGCTGGTCGGAGCGGACGGTGATCGCCCTGGTCATGCAGTCGGTGGACAACTCGCTGACCACCCGGTGGCGGCGCGGTCCGCTCGGGCGTCGGCTGGTCACCACCCCGGGCCACGGTACGCCGAGCCCGACCTGGATTCCGGCCGGCAACACCGCGGTCCGGCTGCTCGCCGACGAGATCGGCGGCACACCGGGCGGCTCGGTCACCGAGCCGTTCGACGTTCCGGTGACCGCGCACATCCTGGGCGGGGCGGTCATCGGGGCGACCCCCGCCGACGGGGTGATCGACCCGTGGCACCGGGTGTACGGGCATGCCGGGCTGCACGTGGTCGACGGCGCGGCGGTCTCGGCCAACCTGGGCGTGAACCCGGCGCTGACGATCACCGCGCAGGCGGAACGGGCGATGTCCTTCTGGCCGAACAGGGGCGAAGAGGATCCCCGCCCGCCGCTGGGCTCCCCGTACCGGAGAATCCCGGCCGTACCCCCGCGAAACCCGGCGGTCCCCCCGGGCGCCCCGGGAGCGCTCCGCCCCTGA
- a CDS encoding LCP family protein, which translates to MVLGSMAPRRRWLLLGLTALVAVALIAAGAVVVTRLTGDEKPAGAPVTGSPTPSPVGTPTPSPTGPPPGADITGPLNLLLVGVDTRVSVPGWEPHSDAVLVLHVPKGLDRAYLFSLPRDLVVDIPAFPKAGYKGGKTKLTHAMSFGSRVPGKPKQPNTAQGYELLRSTVSGYTGLRIDAGAVLTFNGFDRLVDALGGVDVYVDQRVASLHRRPDGKYRESAPGGYTGPQQVYEKGQRHLNGWQALDYARQRYITGGDYARQRHQQQLVRALTRKILDEGLAKQPERVDQVVAALGDTLVYVGGRRIVDIAYALSGLPENTFTLVGLPGSGVGKGSAYRGEQLTGEGRKFLTELRAGRADAYLSAHPNLVVKN; encoded by the coding sequence ATGGTTCTCGGGTCGATGGCGCCGCGCCGACGCTGGCTGCTGCTGGGTTTGACGGCGCTCGTCGCCGTCGCGCTGATCGCGGCCGGCGCGGTGGTGGTGACCCGTCTGACCGGTGACGAGAAGCCGGCCGGCGCGCCGGTGACCGGCTCGCCCACCCCGTCACCGGTCGGCACACCCACCCCGAGCCCCACCGGCCCGCCACCGGGCGCGGACATCACCGGCCCGCTCAACCTGCTGCTGGTCGGAGTGGACACCCGGGTCAGCGTGCCCGGCTGGGAGCCGCACTCGGACGCCGTGCTGGTGCTGCACGTACCCAAGGGGTTGGACCGGGCCTATCTCTTCTCGCTTCCCCGCGACCTGGTGGTGGACATCCCGGCGTTCCCCAAGGCCGGTTACAAGGGCGGCAAGACCAAGCTCACCCACGCGATGAGCTTCGGCAGCCGGGTGCCGGGCAAGCCCAAACAGCCGAACACCGCCCAGGGGTACGAGCTGCTGCGCAGCACCGTCAGCGGTTACACCGGGCTGCGTATCGACGCCGGCGCGGTGCTCACGTTCAACGGGTTCGACCGGCTGGTCGACGCGCTGGGCGGGGTGGACGTCTACGTCGACCAGCGGGTCGCCTCGCTGCACCGTCGGCCCGACGGCAAGTACCGGGAGAGCGCGCCGGGTGGCTACACCGGGCCGCAGCAGGTCTACGAGAAGGGCCAGCGGCACCTCAACGGCTGGCAGGCGCTGGACTACGCGCGACAGCGCTACATCACCGGCGGCGACTACGCCCGGCAGCGGCACCAGCAGCAACTGGTCCGGGCGCTCACCCGCAAGATCCTGGACGAGGGGCTGGCCAAGCAGCCGGAGCGCGTCGACCAGGTGGTCGCCGCGCTGGGCGACACGCTCGTCTACGTCGGCGGCCGACGCATCGTCGACATCGCGTACGCCCTGAGTGGCCTACCGGAGAACACGTTCACACTGGTCGGCCTGCCCGGGTCCGGTGTCGGCAAGGGCAGCGCCTACCGCGGTGAACAGCTCACCGGCGAGGGCAGGAAGTTCCTCACCGAACTCCGAGCGGGTAGGGCCGACGCCTACCTGTCCGCCCACCCCAACCTGGTAGTAAAAAACTGA
- a CDS encoding M1 family metallopeptidase: protein MRGTRHSVRTGVGLLVTGALALSGCDSTAPEVGLSPSASPTPTRTFTAGADGVGDPYFPTYGNGGYDVSRYTVKVRYDPAKDQLTGTTTVQATATSDLSSFNLDLAGLNVSAVTVDGAAATHTRKRNELVIKPASGLINGNGFVAEITYAGVPKPLENEALGDGGFLHTTDGAIALGQPESASTWFPVNDHPSDKAAYDFEITVPDGLTAISNGVPGGKTSTGGWTTWKWSENSPMASYLSTLVIGKFRITTGEHKGRPVYNAVTTTVAKGAADTSIAKTVEVADYLETVFGPYPVDAYGGVVVSDSRISYALETQSRPVYAASFFRQRGNTAVVAHEMAHQWFGNSVALARWEDIWLNEGFATYAEWLWAEHTNEYTAAQAFDNRYARMSAQAWRTPPGKPGAAGLFSESVYQRGGMTVHALRVAVGDETFFEIIKTWAAEKRNGTATTADFVALAERVSGKQLDDLFDAWLYDTKRPTRPKPL from the coding sequence ATGCGGGGGACGCGACACAGTGTGCGAACGGGCGTCGGCCTGCTGGTGACCGGGGCGCTCGCGCTGTCCGGTTGCGACTCGACGGCACCCGAGGTGGGGCTGTCACCCAGTGCGTCCCCGACGCCGACGCGGACGTTCACGGCCGGGGCCGACGGGGTCGGCGACCCCTACTTCCCGACCTACGGCAACGGCGGCTACGACGTCTCGCGCTACACCGTGAAGGTCCGCTACGACCCGGCGAAGGACCAGTTGACGGGTACGACGACGGTGCAGGCCACCGCGACCAGCGACCTGTCCTCGTTCAACCTCGACCTGGCCGGCCTGAACGTCAGCGCGGTCACCGTGGACGGCGCGGCGGCGACCCACACGCGGAAGCGGAACGAGTTGGTGATCAAGCCGGCCTCCGGCCTGATCAACGGCAACGGTTTCGTCGCCGAGATCACCTACGCCGGTGTGCCGAAGCCGCTGGAGAACGAGGCGCTCGGCGACGGCGGTTTCCTGCACACCACCGACGGCGCCATCGCTCTGGGGCAACCCGAGTCGGCGAGCACCTGGTTCCCGGTCAACGACCACCCGTCCGACAAGGCGGCCTACGACTTCGAGATCACCGTCCCGGACGGGTTGACCGCGATCAGCAACGGTGTTCCGGGCGGCAAGACCAGCACCGGCGGGTGGACCACCTGGAAGTGGTCGGAGAACTCACCGATGGCCAGCTACCTGAGCACGCTGGTGATCGGGAAGTTCCGGATCACCACGGGTGAGCACAAGGGCCGTCCGGTCTACAACGCGGTCACCACGACGGTGGCCAAGGGCGCCGCGGACACCTCCATCGCGAAGACCGTCGAGGTGGCCGACTACCTGGAGACCGTGTTCGGGCCGTACCCGGTCGACGCGTACGGCGGCGTGGTGGTCTCGGACAGTCGTATCTCCTACGCGCTGGAGACGCAGAGCCGGCCGGTCTACGCCGCGAGCTTCTTCCGACAGCGCGGGAACACCGCGGTCGTCGCCCACGAGATGGCCCACCAGTGGTTCGGCAACAGCGTCGCGCTGGCCAGGTGGGAGGACATCTGGCTCAACGAGGGCTTCGCGACGTACGCGGAGTGGCTGTGGGCCGAGCACACCAACGAGTACACGGCCGCGCAGGCGTTCGACAACCGGTACGCCCGGATGTCCGCCCAGGCGTGGCGGACCCCGCCGGGCAAGCCCGGTGCGGCGGGGCTGTTCAGCGAGTCGGTCTACCAGCGCGGCGGCATGACTGTGCACGCCCTGCGGGTGGCCGTCGGTGACGAGACGTTCTTCGAGATCATCAAGACCTGGGCGGCGGAGAAGCGCAACGGCACCGCCACCACCGCCGATTTCGTGGCCCTGGCCGAACGCGTCTCCGGTAAGCAACTCGACGACCTGTTCGACGCCTGGCTCTACGACACCAAACGCCCCACCCGCCCCAAACCCCTGTAA
- a CDS encoding M1 family metallopeptidase: MVQTGRTPVGSRLAAAAVALTCVIGLLATGCTGDDSSGFRPGGADAGDPYVPGRGNGGYDVTHYDLSVRYDPSSDRLTGRAVITATASQDLSRFNLDLAGLDVAAVRVGDAAAAHRRTDGELVVTPRDGLPRGRSFTVAVDYAGVPAAVDGGPLGSGGFLHTTDGAVALGQPDSAATWFPVNDHPSDKATYELAVTVPDGLAALSNGVPRPKSSADGWTTWRWSERAPMASYLSTLVIGDYRVTTGTHAGRPMITAVPASLPPNGGAARSLARTGAIADFLASRFGPYPFDSYGGIVVADERIGYALETQSRPVYGPAFFGADRPNLSVVAHELAHQWFGDSVSLSRWSDIWLNEGFASYAEWLWEEHDGGRTAQRTFEIEYAATDWSQPSVEPGRERMFGRAVYKRGALAVHALRRTLGDDLFFRVVRAWTSERAAGNATTPDLVALAERVADRQLRPLFDAWLVGGAAPTLP; this comes from the coding sequence ATGGTCCAGACCGGACGGACACCGGTCGGCAGTCGGCTCGCTGCCGCCGCTGTCGCCTTGACCTGCGTCATCGGGCTGCTCGCGACGGGTTGCACCGGCGACGACAGCAGCGGCTTCCGACCGGGCGGGGCCGACGCCGGCGACCCGTACGTGCCCGGGCGCGGCAACGGTGGCTACGACGTCACGCACTACGACCTGTCCGTCCGCTACGACCCGTCCAGCGATCGGCTCACCGGGCGGGCCGTCATCACGGCGACCGCCTCCCAGGACCTGTCCCGCTTCAACCTGGACCTGGCCGGCCTCGACGTGGCTGCGGTCCGCGTTGGTGACGCGGCGGCCGCGCACCGCCGTACCGATGGGGAGTTGGTGGTGACGCCGCGCGACGGACTGCCGCGCGGCCGGTCGTTCACGGTGGCGGTCGACTACGCGGGCGTGCCGGCCGCCGTCGACGGCGGCCCGTTGGGCAGCGGTGGCTTCCTGCACACCACCGACGGGGCCGTGGCGCTCGGGCAACCCGACTCGGCGGCCACCTGGTTCCCGGTCAACGACCACCCGTCCGACAAGGCGACCTACGAGCTGGCGGTGACCGTCCCGGACGGCCTGGCCGCACTGAGCAACGGCGTGCCCCGCCCGAAGAGCAGCGCGGACGGCTGGACCACCTGGCGGTGGTCGGAGCGCGCCCCGATGGCCAGCTACCTGAGCACGCTGGTGATCGGCGACTACCGGGTGACCACCGGCACGCACGCCGGCCGACCGATGATCACAGCGGTGCCGGCGAGCCTTCCACCGAACGGTGGCGCGGCCCGCTCGCTGGCCCGCACCGGCGCGATAGCGGACTTCCTGGCCAGCCGATTCGGTCCGTACCCGTTCGACTCGTACGGGGGGATCGTGGTCGCCGACGAGCGGATCGGGTATGCGCTGGAGACCCAGTCCCGCCCGGTGTACGGGCCCGCCTTCTTCGGCGCGGACCGGCCCAACCTCTCCGTCGTCGCCCACGAGCTGGCCCACCAGTGGTTCGGTGACAGCGTGTCGTTGAGCAGGTGGAGCGACATCTGGCTGAACGAGGGCTTCGCCAGCTACGCCGAGTGGCTGTGGGAGGAGCACGACGGCGGTCGGACCGCCCAGCGCACCTTCGAGATCGAGTACGCGGCGACCGACTGGTCGCAGCCGTCTGTCGAGCCGGGTCGGGAGCGGATGTTCGGCAGGGCCGTCTACAAGCGCGGGGCGCTCGCCGTGCACGCGTTGCGCCGTACCCTCGGCGACGATCTGTTCTTCCGGGTCGTGCGGGCCTGGACCAGCGAGCGGGCGGCGGGTAACGCGACCACACCGGATCTCGTCGCGCTGGCCGAGCGGGTCGCGGACCGGCAACTGCGGCCCCTCTTCGACGCCTGGTTGGTCGGCGGGGCCGCGCCCACACTGCCCTGA